TTTAGTACATGACACTAATGTAAGGTGATGCAGGTGTGTAACCTGTGCCCCCCGTCAGGTGGGCGGGTTTGGCAGGTACCAGTGGCTCCATGTGACTCTGATCAGTTTGCCTGGTTTGATGATGGCGAGTCAGAACCTGCTCAACAACTTTGTCTCGGGAGTCCCCGCCCACCACTGCAGCctgccagccaatcacagcctcAGCCTCTACAACCAGTCGCACTACCAGGTGACCTAACTACCACAGAAGCTCTGTCACCGTGCGGTGACCTGATGGATGTGATTGGTGGGTCTGATGGATAAATGTGATTGGTTGTTTCAGGTGGATGAGAAGCAGCTGTTGAAAGCTTTCATCCCTCTGGACTCTTCAGGAAATAGACTGGACCGCTGCAGGAGGTAACAGCTCCTCTCTCCATGTTGACCTGAATCAATGAATATGCTCcctctgacatcacttcctattCCACCTGTTGGTGTTCAGGTATGTGACGCCTCAGTGGCAGCTTTTAGCTGCTAACAGCTCAGCGAACACGAGTCATCTACAGACCGAAGAATGTGTGGACGGATGGACATTTGACCGCTCTGAGTTCCTCGCTACCACCGTCTCCGAGGTAACAAGAACAAAGCCTCGCTGGGACAGTAATTAACACAGAGGTTAATGAAGTGACTTCATCAACAGGAAGTTGGACTCATTCGATTTCCATTAACCAcactgtccctgtctgtctccctgaatctgtctgtctctcagtgggttctggtctgttctctgcgTCCTCTGAAACAGATGATTCAGACCATCTATATGGGTGGCGTTTTAACAGGAGCCATTATCTATGGTGGCCTGTCAGACAGGTGAGACTCACCTGTTCAAAgtacaaacatgaacatgaatcTGTAGCCTGTGCAGCTTCTGGGTCCTTTGTACATGTGCATCTGTCACAGGTGTGCAGGACAATCCAACCAGTTAGAAgaatctgtgtctctctgtctctcaggtttGGAAGACGGTCTGTCCTCATCTGGTCATACTTGCAGCTGGGTGTACTTGGCTGTAGCTCCGCCCTCTCTCCTTCATACTCCGCCTACTGCATTTTTAGGTTTCTGAGTGGGATGGCAGTGTCCGGAGTCATCCTCAATGGAGTCTCACTGAGtacttgtctgtctgtctacctgttTGCCTATATACCTGTCTGTTAACCTGTTCGTGTACCTGTATACCTGTCTGTGTACCTGtatacctgtctgtctgtcagtgtacCTGTATACctgtctgtttacctgtctgtgtacctgtatacctgtctgtctgtttctaaTGGAAACAAACTGATGATGTTTTCTCAGGGGTAGGTGAACctgtctgtttacctgtctgACTCTACCTGTCTGTCCTCAGAGGTGGAGTGGATCCCGACCAAATCCAGAACATTAGTGGGCACGCTCAcctccttcttcttcacttTTGGTCAGATGATCCTGGCGGGGCTTGCCTATTGGCTGAGAGACTGGAGGAAGCTGCAGGTGGTGGTCTGTGCTCCTCAGTTCCTGTTCTTCGCCTACAGCTGGTCAGTggacattttgaaatgaatgtctgctctctgattggtcagatgGTTCTGATCTGTCTTCTCTCTAATTGGTCAGGTGGTACTCAGAGTCGGCCCGTTGGCTGGTTCTGAACCGTCGATCTGAGGAGGCGTTAAAGAGTCTACACCGAGTCGCTCGAATCAATGGAAAACCAGAGATGGTGCACAAGTTAACTCTGGAGgtagcctgtctgtctgactacctgtctgtctgcatctgcATGAAAATTTGTGCTATCCAATCGGCAGCTGAAATGAGTACCATGTGACCTGCAGGTGCTCCATTCTCACATGAATAAGGAAATTGAATCAACTCGTTCGTCGTTCACAGCGTACGACCTGCTGAAGACCAGAGGAATGAGACGCATCTCAATCTGTCTTATCGCTGTTTGGTCAGAGAATATACTGGTCTACCTGAGTCCCCTTCACTCTACCTGAGTCCCCTTCACCCTACCTGAGTCCCCTTCACTCTACCTGAGTCCCCTTCACCCTACCTGAGTCCCCTTCACTCTACCTGAGTCCCCTTCACCCTACCTGAGTCCCCTTCACTCTACCTGAGTCCCCTTCACCCTACCTGAGTCCCCTTCACTCTACCTGAGTCCCCTTCACCCTACCAGAG
This genomic stretch from Toxotes jaculatrix isolate fToxJac2 chromosome 12, fToxJac2.pri, whole genome shotgun sequence harbors:
- the oatx gene encoding solute carrier family 22 member 6 isoform X1, with amino-acid sequence MGFADLLDEVGGFGRYQWLHVTLISLPGLMMASQNLLNNFVSGVPAHHCSLPANHSLSLYNQSHYQVDEKQLLKAFIPLDSSGNRLDRCRRYVTPQWQLLAANSSANTSHLQTEECVDGWTFDRSEFLATTVSEWVLVCSLRPLKQMIQTIYMGGVLTGAIIYGGLSDRFGRRSVLIWSYLQLGVLGCSSALSPSYSAYCIFRFLSGMAVSGVILNGVSLKVEWIPTKSRTLVGTLTSFFFTFGQMILAGLAYWLRDWRKLQVVVCAPQFLFFAYSWWYSESARWLVLNRRSEEALKSLHRVARINGKPEMVHKLTLEVLHSHMNKEIESTRSSFTAYDLLKTRGMRRISICLIAVWFSTSFAYYGLAMDLQKFGVSIYLMQIIFGAVDFPAKLMALGMLSYLGRRVSQATCLFVSAFIIFANIFVPTDMQTVRTTLACLGKGFTSASFTTVYLYTGELYPTVIRQTGMGFVSTMARVGSMAAPAVLILDEVLPALPSMVYGGAAVLAGCFACFLPETLNVPLPDTIEDVEEKWSGRSPTPQQKGDVPLQGGVAFDDDGLSCGDLVSKESVALKELKETGGTGLYSL
- the oatx gene encoding solute carrier family 22 member 6 isoform X2 — translated: MGFADLLDEVGGFGRYQWLHVTLISLPGLMMASQNLLNNFVSGVPAHHCSLPANHSLSLYNQSHYQVDEKQLLKAFIPLDSSGNRLDRCRRYVTPQWQLLAANSSANTSHLQTEECVDGWTFDRSEFLATTVSEWVLVCSLRPLKQMIQTIYMGGVLTGAIIYGGLSDRFGRRSVLIWSYLQLGVLGCSSALSPSYSAYCIFRFLSGMAVSGVILNGVSLKVEWIPTKSRTLVGTLTSFFFTFGQMILAGLAYWLRDWRKLQVVVCAPQFLFFAYSWWYSESARWLVLNRRSEEALKSLHRVARINGKPEMVHKLTLEVLHSHMNKEIESTRSSFTAYDLLKTRGMRRISICLIAVWFSTSFAYYGLAMDLQKFGVSIYLMQIIFGAVDFPAKLMALGMLSYLGRRVSQATCLFVSAFIIFANIFVPTDMQTVRTTLACLGKGFTSASFTTVYLYTGELYPTVIRREWASSPPWRELAAWRPLLSSSWTRYSLLCPAWCMGGRQCWLDALPASCQRR